Proteins found in one Drosophila innubila isolate TH190305 chromosome X, UK_Dinn_1.0, whole genome shotgun sequence genomic segment:
- the LOC117793546 gene encoding uncharacterized protein LOC117793546 isoform X2, with the protein MARNILGRRSISMSAPMMLSLSLWMMIMIFASNADAYSSYMQQQQQRTPALEVDALRNEYFLLEKSLWEYLSKTANSQNNRETQIKKVYDSHREFINTPQMSRKFLSEQYNIMHHYEWTLLESNLTHLNSIFDFYKDTLMKRISSQDLEERAVLDLTEEVLRNDTTFSMSAVFRDIEYMMVKQAMYYRAMVKSADEMCNIKQSPQQFVYSLYTDIALTELKGYTMIEFSWMMLRVYGKGNFSKEAEIMRRDYEKRTERAVNLLKEVMRRADRIVWRCDPTKHVSKVTYDEVTRLLQGYIENEVDLNGDETCRETCSYYQSTRSEGCFKDKYCARQPKCSGRLYNCQYIDSDMWVCPSPLNSTRRYEYIEYENGRVLGQRQNCGRGTTKVDSWWRYLFWHCSYCFCLCDEQGMKSDRFFNLRESVADVKQNRVVTGLRFVKKNRVFHLQIQEGSLLPRGAINASTLEWKPVDEYKIYDRNVARGVDYHTMSYESRSIDLDDIQKTDDNTFVVTGVRFRVLGAHLNLEARLSEFDFKKGELIQPEVNSVWQSNDNTDVSGERRQKLSVHNLDVPTRSIASSLPQSKHNQYIEFVNSGLDKDAAQSTVPFIDIQDVVSNPPVPLSGIGIYYKARLGFGGFVAPKIITYDFTPHVQVPKNIS; encoded by the exons ATGGCGCGCAATATTTTGGGACGCCGCAGCATCTCAATGTCAGCGCCAATGATGTTGTCATTATCGCTGtggatgatgataatgatattcGCGAGCAATGCTGATGCGTATTCATCGtatatgcaacaacaacaacaacggacaCCCGCACTCGAGGTGGATGCCCTGCGGAATGAGTATTTCCTATTGGAAAAATCGCTATGGGAATATCTGAGCAAAACCGCAAATAGCCAAAACAACAGAGAGACACAGATCAAGAAGGTATATGATTCGCATCGCGAATTCATCAATACTCCGCAAATGAGCAGGAAATTTCTCAGCGAGCAATACAACATAATGCATCATTACGAATGGACACTCCTGGAGAGTAATTTGACGCATTTGAATAGCATTTTTGATTTCTACAAG GACACTCTAATGAAACGCATTTCAAGTCAAGATCTGGAGGAGCGTGCTGTTTTGGATCTAACCGAGGAAGTGTTGCGCAATGACActacattttcaatgtcgGCAGTATTTCGTGATATCGAGTACATGATGGTTAAACAAGCCATGTACTACAGGGCGATGGTG AAATCAGCGGATGAAATGTGTAACATTAAACAATCGCCCCAACAATTTGTGTATTCACTGTACACGGACATTGCCCTAACCGAACTGAAGGGCTATACCATGATAGAGTTCTCCTGGATGATGCTACGTGTCTATGGCAAAGGTAATTTCTCCAAGGAAGCGGAAATAATGCGTCGTGATTATGAGAAACGTACAGAGCGTGCTGTCAATCTACTGAAAGAGGTGATGCGACGTGCTGATAGAATCGTGTGGCGTTGTGATCCCACAAAACATGTATCGAAAGTAACGTATGATGAGGTGACACGATTGCTACAAGGCTACATTGAGAATGAAGTCGACTTAAATGGGGATGAGACATGCCGTGAGACTTGCTCCTATTATCAATCGACACGCAGCGAGGGTTGCTTCAAGGATAAGTATTGCGCCCGACAGCCAAAGTGTTCGGGTCGCCTCTACAATTGCCAGTATATTGACTCGGATATGTGGGTGTGTCCATCGCCATTGAATAGCACTCGTCGTTACGAATACATTGAATATGAGAATGGACGTGTCCTCGGACAGCGACagaattgtgggcgtggcaccaCCAAAGTGGACAGTTGGTGGCGCTATCTGTTCTGGCATTGCAGCTACTGTTTCTGCCTGTGCGATGAGCAGGGCATGAAATCCGATCGTTTCTTCAATCTGCGTGAATCCGTTGCTGATGTCAAGCAAAACAG AGTCGTCACTGGTCTGCGTTTTGTGAAGAAGAATCGTGTATTCCATTTGCAGATACAGGAGGGAAGTCTTTTGCCTCGCGGGGCCATTAACGCCTCAACACTGGAGTGGAAACCCGTCGATGAGTACAAAATCTATGATAGGAATGTGGCCCGAGGTGTGGATTATCACACAATGAGCTATGAGAGTCGATCCATTGATCTTGATGATATTCAGAAAACGGATGATAACACTTTTGTTGTAACTGGCGTACGTTTTCGGGTTTTGGGCGCACATCTGAATCTCGAGGCGCGTCTCAGTGAATTCGATTTCAAAAAGGGAGAACTTATTCAACCGGAAGTCAACAGCGTCTGGCAATCCAACGATAACACCGATGTCAGCGGCGAACGCAg ACAAAAATTGAGTGTGCATAATTTGGATGTGCCGACACGTTCAATTGCCAGCTCATTGCCACAATCGAAGCATAATCaatatattgaatttgttaATTCGGGATTGGATAAGGATGCGGCACAGAGTACGGTACCATTTATCGATATCCAGGATGTTGTTTCGAATCCGCCAGTACCATTATCCGGCATTGGCATCTACTATAAGGCTCGTCTAGGCTTTGGCGGCTTTGTTGCGCCCAAAATCATCACCTACGACTTTACACCACACGTTCAGGTGCCAAAGAATATTTCCTAA
- the LOC117793546 gene encoding uncharacterized protein LOC117793546 isoform X1: MQPLLLLLLLVFSFSQPPPTGAVIEDVVDILHVVKEVTSGVLKAWDIVQSSPLAANIELPLMREKQRKVLQRLKEVSRQIDQSEAENSQYVALAIESVNSFISNNVPLTAKMNDITDTMNRISSRYQQMQSYEAHKDKLEMSTLVTFAEWTVTPNAHSVHHLMDRLHLTLLGSRNESRLNSSSSSGNLLSQLAYNYEKSADEMCNIKQSPQQFVYSLYTDIALTELKGYTMIEFSWMMLRVYGKGNFSKEAEIMRRDYEKRTERAVNLLKEVMRRADRIVWRCDPTKHVSKVTYDEVTRLLQGYIENEVDLNGDETCRETCSYYQSTRSEGCFKDKYCARQPKCSGRLYNCQYIDSDMWVCPSPLNSTRRYEYIEYENGRVLGQRQNCGRGTTKVDSWWRYLFWHCSYCFCLCDEQGMKSDRFFNLRESVADVKQNRVVTGLRFVKKNRVFHLQIQEGSLLPRGAINASTLEWKPVDEYKIYDRNVARGVDYHTMSYESRSIDLDDIQKTDDNTFVVTGVRFRVLGAHLNLEARLSEFDFKKGELIQPEVNSVWQSNDNTDVSGERRQKLSVHNLDVPTRSIASSLPQSKHNQYIEFVNSGLDKDAAQSTVPFIDIQDVVSNPPVPLSGIGIYYKARLGFGGFVAPKIITYDFTPHVQVPKNIS; the protein is encoded by the exons ATGcagccgctgctgttgttgttgttgctagtgttTAGCTTTAGTCAGCCCCCACCCACTGGGGCGGTCATAGAGGATGTTGTGGACATTTTACATGTGGTCAAAGAGGTAACCTCAGGTGTGCTCAAGGCCTGGGATATTGTACAATCATCGCCACTGGCGGCAAATATTGAATTGCCGTTGATGCGCGAAAAGCAACGTAAAGTGTTGCAGCGTCTCAAAGAAGTAAGCCGACAAATAGATCAGAGTGAAGCGGAG AATTCACAATACGTGGCGTTGGCCATTGAATCAGTCAACAGTTTTATCAGCAACAATGTACCGTTAACAGCCAAAATGAACGACATAACGGACACAATGAATCGCATCTCGTCGCGCTATCAACAAATGCAAAGCTACGAGGCTCACAAGGACAAACTAGAGATGAGTACACTCGTTACATTCGCCGAATGGACAGTTACTCCGAATGCTCATTCGGTGCATCACTTGATGGATCGCTTGCATTTGACATTACTCGGTAGCCGTAACGAGTCAAGGCTTAactcgtcatcgtcatcgggCAATTTATTAAGCCAACTAGCGTACAACTATGAG AAATCAGCGGATGAAATGTGTAACATTAAACAATCGCCCCAACAATTTGTGTATTCACTGTACACGGACATTGCCCTAACCGAACTGAAGGGCTATACCATGATAGAGTTCTCCTGGATGATGCTACGTGTCTATGGCAAAGGTAATTTCTCCAAGGAAGCGGAAATAATGCGTCGTGATTATGAGAAACGTACAGAGCGTGCTGTCAATCTACTGAAAGAGGTGATGCGACGTGCTGATAGAATCGTGTGGCGTTGTGATCCCACAAAACATGTATCGAAAGTAACGTATGATGAGGTGACACGATTGCTACAAGGCTACATTGAGAATGAAGTCGACTTAAATGGGGATGAGACATGCCGTGAGACTTGCTCCTATTATCAATCGACACGCAGCGAGGGTTGCTTCAAGGATAAGTATTGCGCCCGACAGCCAAAGTGTTCGGGTCGCCTCTACAATTGCCAGTATATTGACTCGGATATGTGGGTGTGTCCATCGCCATTGAATAGCACTCGTCGTTACGAATACATTGAATATGAGAATGGACGTGTCCTCGGACAGCGACagaattgtgggcgtggcaccaCCAAAGTGGACAGTTGGTGGCGCTATCTGTTCTGGCATTGCAGCTACTGTTTCTGCCTGTGCGATGAGCAGGGCATGAAATCCGATCGTTTCTTCAATCTGCGTGAATCCGTTGCTGATGTCAAGCAAAACAG AGTCGTCACTGGTCTGCGTTTTGTGAAGAAGAATCGTGTATTCCATTTGCAGATACAGGAGGGAAGTCTTTTGCCTCGCGGGGCCATTAACGCCTCAACACTGGAGTGGAAACCCGTCGATGAGTACAAAATCTATGATAGGAATGTGGCCCGAGGTGTGGATTATCACACAATGAGCTATGAGAGTCGATCCATTGATCTTGATGATATTCAGAAAACGGATGATAACACTTTTGTTGTAACTGGCGTACGTTTTCGGGTTTTGGGCGCACATCTGAATCTCGAGGCGCGTCTCAGTGAATTCGATTTCAAAAAGGGAGAACTTATTCAACCGGAAGTCAACAGCGTCTGGCAATCCAACGATAACACCGATGTCAGCGGCGAACGCAg ACAAAAATTGAGTGTGCATAATTTGGATGTGCCGACACGTTCAATTGCCAGCTCATTGCCACAATCGAAGCATAATCaatatattgaatttgttaATTCGGGATTGGATAAGGATGCGGCACAGAGTACGGTACCATTTATCGATATCCAGGATGTTGTTTCGAATCCGCCAGTACCATTATCCGGCATTGGCATCTACTATAAGGCTCGTCTAGGCTTTGGCGGCTTTGTTGCGCCCAAAATCATCACCTACGACTTTACACCACACGTTCAGGTGCCAAAGAATATTTCCTAA
- the LOC117793543 gene encoding E3 ubiquitin-protein ligase Ubr3, with protein sequence MDEDDNISNADISIDDDEDEDQQQQQQQQNNRRQPRTERTDRNDDDDESSDVELPTAYELQFQLANVASRSAISSSSSGGSGSAAADATRPTRNAAGSGTGSGTGTGTGGSAGNSPFHDWDSQTTARSSSSQTNAEETNDGSAGNSGAKPSFFFGTSSFILRSRKEVAALINRECCRGSPTPDLDSIMDTLFNPGTPIDNPDNIEWIRWLIAGGRTPKEFVKIVRSYDNHAKCGLVWVPHVVAYRCRTCGISPCMSICRDCFKKGNHTNHDFNMFLSQAGGACDCGDTSVMKAEGFCSDHGINNRVNRDPVPNNLLAVAEAIMPKLLFRLLQHFREHSDASLQAHAVTSYSCEAFANMLIDLNNMGEIMRKVMTRTLINADVYSYFMETPCQDTRNGRFLKANREKYEDAVNRFPNPEPPDEYRDLPALGNKLVHTTLLEEFIFWTFKFEFPQTLVCFLLNMLPDQDYKEHLTRTFVMHYSRIPSVLEMSRDPDTLSNRVVHMSVQLFSNESLALKMVNELSLLHVMIISLKLMMSKILIQNTLHDPTKNFHFVIDCTRQVMKDHCYWPLVSDFNNVLSHESVALVFLRDDNLIDMWFQFLQMLQGMNVNVRETASHVEFEPNSYYAAFSCELEASAYPMWSIISHLQDGTHAHLAKKIINYCVTTLHEWLDSIYFREPKLSLEEMMQASFHFPLHRYLAAFVCQAVTKMGISLSEVLPSRPDILPLLMIHPLRVQSFFYEILAGKWVRNGLQIKGQAMTYIQANFCNSMADMDLFFLQICATNLSQYFFLQNTIELFDVGQWLETAPLKQPQKPEQSSMLEGFLTFLATLVTSRTNLGNDEATQCIIEISALLSTENKTHSQLLELMPERSGNVHTKNFETFLKKLSVYKAPSSGSENLEQGLFTPIDEVWEEYYDPLHVLLRAVHRRDFQSSLDRFTNYVKSKNKMPASGNLWPPFRLPLPVGSSFSDPCRILNSRLFHSTILSIFFRAVHTRDVSEHLLALAVFLLEIAVETSSDINAGASSSSTAGASPSPVAMVECEPQHTSGYYYGGNRREPPKLFHCYPTDNLSCNLRHVVNKVSLKSRDPQVTTSSYRSNPFYSDLDFDVDTEAMRMIGDTYGLDDLDETSGAMSVARTQQQRNNAISRMRMEVALVPDLSVVAETGVVLLQDNNDDGHDAAMDMSPTATDFHHFPLQQITLPESGMEVAIRRDLLLAETTTNEERERERERDRDRDRDRERDRDREREPRTGSTNTNTNTNQTNEMFSPTTPTGSGMLLPFQRVRLPVAVPSSNMDIVPSNALGGVGGGVVGGVVGGVVGGIGVGNVGPGGRMGYDASGARQRTEDELHMDESILSLLLKLHSQLSGNLDSFSLDDGSAAAAAAAASSASSSAAASCSSSSAAASSSMEVDCNEASTSSSTALAERSHSSSYSCNYKNIQVSSSRIGDGPFFIGNLLRKIATRDEQCAQSIDDIRTRLWPNQREKQAEARARETKEKEERRKKARERQQKMMQDFANKQKQFMQSAAAAENNMDYGLEDEDEEAMYEEQPREKEYVCIICNCTTASTETNPIGLVVLVESSGIVGHRRRNVERLPLPLNDEDKERLAVTTNLATEFSRRTDLLSLKFGDESWYLSNNMAYDNGVHVQSCGHHVHLSCLEAYLRTLYTTQRQPVQDRGEFYCPVCRQLSNSVLPLSPQLDRPTHLVRTGNQPFEQLVADLTDLIKENETIPQPTKLTEAMGHAMEVMTNIAQRKVKCASITFRKLFIFVTSIARTNLEAEIIQRGGSLCSSNATRYKPKRDCIVPLLHVLSVHVRVLVEWPLWSSWASLAGMPVTDTEPLPAHCRELIPSLLADPIALLLKFILLAPLHLDQDYFTCMVKVMYNLLYYQIVVQLCVTLTDLECDYILVHYGSQVSEAAEASNASSSSSSAGTTSGGSHHRRSSSTMFGSIQSCAELGRAMALVLNQTNRLSHLRRDSIPSTSASASGSANVSANVSASSSSSSSSSSSNSTNPTGTTTAAGATTTTTTTGAGAGAGAAATSEISLKSMELQLQSLCLPFLRIAALLRQHLYRHEMPEISAPGLEFVRLVYYLELVTDSMDWDCFNASKGLCFIPGTEQTLPQFWCKQLMDVHPPTDTVRELVLMNQHSLWQQPRLLKLPREYERLFTYYHERPCLNCYKVPKESSICLLCGTIVCLKQNCCAEKECCEAVRHTLSCGGGIGIFLVVTSTYIIVIRGRRACLWGSLYLDDFDEEDRDLKRGKPLYLSQDRFNLLESQWLSHKFAHTKHTWVFHRDLL encoded by the exons ATGGATGAAGATGACAACATATCCAATGCTGATATAAGTATCGATGACGACGAAGATGAagatcaacagcagcagcagcagcagcagaataaCAGACGCCAACCGCGTACAGAGCGTACAGATCgcaacgatgatgatgatgagtcCTCGGATGTGGAATTGCCAACAGCTTATGAGTTGCAGTTTCAGCTAGCAAATGTGGCCAGCAGGAGCGCAATtagtagcagcagcagtggcggcagcggcagtgcCGCAGCAGATGCCACTCGGCCAACGCGCAACGCAGCCGGTTCAGGAACCGGGTCCGGAACTGGCACTGGCACTGGAGGATCAGCCGGCAATTCGCCATTTCATGATTGGGACTCACAAACCACTgcacgcagcagcagcagccagacAAATGCCGAGGAAACGAACGATGGCAGTGCGGGGAATTCGGGGGCAAAGCCAAGCTTCTTTTTTGGCACCTCATCGTTCATCCTACGCAGTCGCAAGGAGGTGGCCGCCCTCATCAATCGCGAGTGCTGCCGTGGCAGTCCAACGCCAGATTTGGACTCAATTATGGATACGCTTTTCAATCCCGGCACACCCATCGATAATCCCGACAATATTGAGTGGATACGTTGGTTAATTGCTGGCGGTCGCACGCCAAAGGaatttgtcaaaattg ttCGCAGCTATGATAACCATGCCAAATGCGGTTTGGTGTGGGTGCCACATGTGGTGGCATATCGATGTCGCACCTGCGGAATATCGCCATGCATGTCCATATGCCGCGACTGCTTTAAGAAGGGCAACCACACGAACCATGACTTTAACATGTTCTTGTCACAGGCGGGCGGTGCCTGTGATTGCGGAGATACATCGGTCATGAAGGCGGAGGGATTTTGCAGTGATCATGGCATTAATAATCGTGTCAATCGAGATCCCGTACCCAACAATCTGTTGGCGGTTGCCGAGGCGATAATGCCGAAATTGTTGTTCCGCTTGCTGCAGCATTTTCGGGAGCACAGTGATGCCTCGTTGCAGGCGCATGCGGTCACCTCATATTCATGCGAGGCATTTGCCAATATGCTGATCGATTTGAACAACATGGGCGAAATAATGCGCAAGGTGATGACGAGGACGTTAATAAATGCCGATGTCTATTCGTACTTTATGGAAACACCCTGCCAGGATACGCGCAATGGGCGATTTCTTAAAGCGAATCGCGAGAAATACGAGGATGCCGTCAATCGTTTCCCCAATCCAGAGCCACCGGATGAGTATCGTGATCTGCCAGCGCTTGGCAACAAACTGGTGCATACCACACTCCTCGAGGAATTCATATTTTGGACATTCAAATTCGAGTTTCCGCAAACGTTAGTTTGCTTCCTCCTCAACATGTTGCCCGATCAGGACTATAAG GAGCATTTGACACGCACATTCGTGATGCACTACAGTCGCATTCCATCCGTGCTGGAAATGTCCCGGGATCCCGACACGCTCAGCAATCGTGTCGTCCATATGAGTGTTCAACTCTTCTCCAACGAGAGTTTAGCCCTGAAGATGGTCAATGagctgtcgctgctgcatGTGATGATCATTAGTTTAAAACTCATGATGTCCAAGATACTCATACAGAATACACTGCATG ATCCCACTAAGAATTTCCACTTTGTCATCGACTGTACGCGTCAGGTGATGAAGGATCATTGCTATTGGCCACTCGTCTCGGACTTTAACAACGTTCTGTCGCATGAGTCGGTGGCATTAGTCTTTCTACGTGATGACAACCTCATCGATATGTGGTTTCAGTTTCTTCAAATGCTGCAGGGCATGAATGTGAATGTCAGGGAAACAGCATCCCATGTGGAATTCGAACCGAATAGTTACTATGCGGCATTCTCATGCGAACTGGAGGCGAGCGCATATCCCATGTGGTCAATCATCTCCCATCTGCAGGACGGCACACATGCCCATCTCGCCAAGAAGATCATCAACTATTGTGTTACGACACTGCACGAATGGCTCGACTCGATTTACTTTAGGGAGCCAAAACTCTCGCTG GAGGAAATGATGCAGGCCTCATTTCATTTTCCACTGCATCGCTATCTGGCCGCCTTTGTCTGTCAAGCGGTCACCAAAATGGGCATCAGCCTCAGCGAAGTGTTGCCCTCACGTCCCGACATTTTACCCCTGCTAATGATACATCCTCTACGCGTACAG agctTTTTCTACGAAATACTCGCTGGCAAATGGGTGCGCAATGGTCTACAAATCAAAGGTCAGGCCATGACCTACATCCAAGCCAACTTTTGCAACTCCATGGCCGATATGGATCTATTCTTTCTGCAAATCTGTGCCACAAACTTGTCGCAATATTTCTTTCTGCAGAATACCATCGAGCTGTTTGATGTGGGACAATGGCTGGAGACGGCGCCATTGAAGCAGCCACAGAAACCGGAGCAATCATCGATGCTGGAGGGATTCCTCACATTCCTTGCCACCTTGGTTACCAGTCGCACCAATCTGGGCAACGATGAGGCGACGCAGTGCATCATTGAGATTAGTGCACTGTTGTCCACCGAAAATAAGACGCATTCACAGCTGCTCGAACTGATGCCCGAAAGATCGGGTAATGTGCATACCAAGAATTTCGAGACGTTCCTCAAAAAGCTATCCGTCTATAAGGCGCCATCCAGTGGCTCGGAGAATCTAGAACAGGGCCTCTTCACGCCCATCGATGAGGTGTGGGAGGAGTACTATGATCCACTGCATGTCCTCCTTCGTGCCGTCCATCGGCGTGACTTTCAATCGTCGCTGGATCGATTCACCAACTATGTCAAGTCGAAGAACAAGATGCCAGCCAGTGGGAATCTCTGGCCACCGTTCCGACTGCCATTGCCGGTGGGCAGCTCGTTCAGTGATCCCTGCCGTATATTGAACTCTCGTCTCTTCCACTCCACCATCTTGTCAATCTTCTTTCGAGCCGTGCACACCCGTGATGTGTCCGAGCATCTGTTGGCTTTGGCTGTGTTTCTCCTGGAGATTGCCGTGGAGACGAGCAGTGATATCAATGCAGGCGCATCATCGTCATCCACAGCGGGAGCATCCCCCTCGCCCGTGGCAATGGTCGAGTGTGAACCGCAGCATACATCGGGCTATTATTATGGTGGGAATCGACGGGAGCCACCAAAGCTTTTCCATTGCTATCCCACTGACAATCTGAGCTGTAATCTGCGGCATGTGGTCAACAAGGTGTCGTTGAAGTCACGTGATCCACAGGTGACCACATCCAGTTATCGCTCGAATCCGTTCTATTCGGATTTGGACTTTGATGTGGATACGGAGGCAATGCGTATGATTGGCGACACCTATGGACTGGATGATCTTGACGAGACATCGGGTGCCATGAGTGTGGCACGGACACAACAGCAGCGTAACAACGCCATCTCGCGGATGCGCATGGAGGTGGCTCTGGTGCCCGATCTGTCGGTGGTGGCCGAAACGGGTGTTGTCCTGCTGCAGGATAACAATGATGATGGCCACGATGCTGCCATGGATATGAGTCCAACGGCCACAGATTTCCATCATTTCCCATTGCAACAGATCACACTGCCCGAGAGTGGCATGGAGGTGGCCATACGACGTGATCTTCTGCTCGCCGAGACGACAACCAACGAGGAGCGCGAGCGGGAGAGGGAACGTGATAGAGATCGGGATCGAGATAGAGAAAGGGATCGAGATCGGGAAAGGGAACCACGCACTGGatcaacaaacacaaacacaaatacaaatcaaacCAATGAAATGTTCTCACCCACAACGCCCACCGGAAGTGGCATGTTGTTGCCCTTCCAACGTGTCCGATTGCCAGTTGCGGTgcccagcagcaacatggACATTGTGCCCTCGAATGCACTTGGCGGCGTTGGCGGTGGTGTCGTTGGTGGCGTCGTCGGCGGCGTCGTTGGCGGCATTGGAGTGGGTAATGTGGGTCCGGGCGGTCGGATGGGTTACGATGCCAGCGGTGCTCGGCAACGCACTGAGGATGAGCTGCATATGGATGAAAGCATCTTATCGCTGCTGCTCAAGCTGCATTCCCAGCTGAGTGGCAATCTTGATAGCTTTTCACTCGATGATGGttccgctgccgctgccgccgccgccgcctcctctgcctcctcctccgccgccgcatcctgctcctcctcctccgccgccGCCTCTTCATCCATGGAGGTGGACTGCAATGAAGCAAGCACCTCGTCAAGCACTGCGCTGGCCGAGCGTTCACACAGCTCCAGCTACAGCTGCAACTACAAGAACATACAAGTGTCCAGTTCACGAATTGGCGATGGTCCCTTCTTTATCGGGAATCTGTTGCGCAAGATTGCCACCAGGGATGAGCAGTGTGCCCAGAGCATTGACGATATACGCACACGTCTCTGGCCCAATCAGCGAGAGAAACAGGCGGAGGCACGTGCTCGGGAAAccaaggagaaggaggagcgACGCAAAAAGGCCCGCGAGCGTCAACAGAAAATGATGCAGGATTTTGCCAATAAACAGAAGCAATTTATGCAATCCGCTGCGGCGGCGGAAAACAACATGGATTACGGTCtagaggatgaggatgaggaggcCATGTATGAGGAGCAGCCGCGAGAAAAAGAATACGTATGCATCATTTGTAATTGCACCACGGCGAGCACGGAAACGAATCCCATTGGACTCGTTGTGCTCGTCGAATCCAGCGGAATTGTGGGACACCGACGACGCAACGTGGAACGTCTGCCGTTGCCACTAAATGACGAGGACAAGGAACGTCTGGCGGTCACCACGAACCTGGCTACCGAATTCTCACGACGCACCGATTTGTTGAGCTTGAAATTTGGCGATGAATCCTGGTATCTGTCCAATAATATGGCCTATGACAATGGTGTCCATGTGCAATCGTGTGGTCATCATGTGCATCTCAGTTGCCTGGAGGCATACCTCAGGACCCTCTATACAACGCAACGTCAACCTGTCCAGGATCGTGGCGAATTCTATTGTCCCGTCTGCCGCCAGCTATCGAACTCGGTGCTTCCCCTGAGTCCACAATTGGACAGACCGACGCATCTGGTGCGCACTGGGAATCAACCCTTCGAACAACTTGTCGCCGATCTCACCGATCTGATCAAGGAGAACGAAACGATACCG CAACCCACAAAGCTGACAGAGGCCATGGGACACGCCATGGAGGTGATGACAAACATTGCCCAGCGAAAGGTGAAATGTGCATCGATAACGTTCCGCAAACTGTTTATCTTTGTGACATCGATTGCACGCACCAATTTGGAGGCGGAGATCATACAACGTGGAGGTTCATTATGCTCCTCGAATGCGACACGTTATAAGCCGAAACGTGATTGTATTGTTCCCTTGTTGCATGTGCTGTCGGTGCATGTCCGCGTCCTTGTCGAGTGGCCACTGTGGAGCAGCTGGGCCTCCTTGGCCGGAATGCCCGTCACGGATACGGAACCATTGCCGGCACATTGCCGAGAGCTTATACCTAGTCTGCTGGCGGATCCCATTGCATTGTTACTCAAATTCATATTGCTGGCGCCGCTGCATCTCGATCAAG ATTATTTCACCTGCATGGTTAAGGTCATGTACAATTTGCTGTACTATCAGATTGTGGTTCAGTTGTGCGTAACTCTCACCGATCTCGAGTGTGATTACATTCTGGTCCACTATGGCAGCCAGGTGAGCGAAGCAGCCGAAGCATCCAACGCCTCTTCATCCTCCTCAAGTGCTGGCACCACATCCGGAGGCAGCCATCATCGACGCAGTAGCTCCACGATGTTTGGCAGCATTCAAAGCTGTGCCGAATTGGGCAGAGCCATGGCCCTGGTATTGAATCAAACGAATCGTTTGTCGCATCTACGACGCGATAGCATACCAAGCACAAGTGCCAGTGCCAGTGGCAGTGCCAATGTCAGTGCAAATGTCAGTGCCAGTTcaagttccagttccagttctagcagcagcaacagtacaaacccaacaggaacaacaactgcagcaggtGCAACCACTACGACAACTACAACTGgcgcaggagcaggagcaggagctgctGCCACATCGGAGATCAGTCTCAAGTCCATggaactgcaattgcaatcgTTGTGTCTACCATTTTTACGGATTGCCGCATTGTTGCGTCAACATTTGTATAGACACGAGATGCCAGAGATTTCAGCACCCGGCTTGGAATTTGTGCGACTCGTTTATTATTTGGAATTGGTCACCGATTCCATGGATTGGGATTGCTTCAATGCATCCAAGGGATTGTGCTTTATACCCGGCACGGAGCAAACGTTGCCACAATTCTGGTGCAAGCAGCTAATGGACGTGCATCCGCCCACGGACACTGTCCGTGAGTTGGTACTGATGAATCAGCACTCGTTGTGGCAGCAACCGCGTCTCCTCAAGTTGCCACGTGAATACGAGCGTCTCTTTACG TACTATCATGAACGACCTTGCCTCAACTGTTACAAGGTGCCCAAGGAGAGTTCCATTTGTCTGCTTTGTGGCACGATTGTGTGCCTCAAGCAGAACTGTTGCGCTGAGAAGGAATGCTGTGAGGCAGTGCGG CACACATTATCATGCGGCGGTGGCATTGGCATCTTCCTGGTGGTGACCTCCACGTACATTATTGTCATAAGGGGACGACGCGCGTGCCTTTGGGGCTCCCTCTATCTGGATGATTTCGATGAGGAGGATCGTGATCTCAA ACGCGGCAAACCGCTTTATCTGAGCCAGGATCGCTTCAATCTGTTGGAATCACAGTGGCTGTCACATAAGTTTGCACACACCAAGCACACGTGGGTGTTCCATCGTGATCTCTTGTGA